The proteins below are encoded in one region of Ostrea edulis chromosome 3, xbOstEdul1.1, whole genome shotgun sequence:
- the LOC125677674 gene encoding uncharacterized protein LOC125677674: MAAPTSINVEEIRERVWREIRAEDVPITEHQRKDIDALISGCAVKVDAITKSLAGLREDAPVSELEKLLKSHMADHNMKAIREAFRTETFTLNIEKSGDTYVAKFSRGGEVFQENVPLTSKQNVSQTRDQQIASLILEIIFLLLGLAGIRLPLSKSQLQRIIDEILKMIRAGSFQTTIQQLIDRWTRGNARQRAVAIYNFIGDIFNLGILRNILNIVLADMSAWERIRTIAEVILLILLALGSGGLALIAQILLALNDTVKIGEKIRNLILLNELHDKV; this comes from the exons ATGGCTGCACCAACGTCCA TCAATGTTGAGGAAATAAGGGAAAGAGTTTGGAGAGAAATTAGAGCTGAAGATGTCCCGATCACAGAACACCAGAGAAAAGACATCGATGCTTTGATCTCTGGTTGTGCTGTAAAGGTAGATGCGATTACTAAAAGCCTGGCTGGACTACGTGAAGATGCGCCTGTATCCGAACTAGAAAAGCTGCTGAAGTCACACATGGCCGATCATAACATGAAAGCAATACGGGAAGCGTTCCGAACGGAAACCTTCACCTTGAACATAGAGAAATCAGGAGACACGTATGTAGCTAAATTCAGTCGTGGTGGAGAAGTGTTTCAGGAAAATGTACCTCTCACATCAAAACAGAATGTTTCACAAACCAGAGATCAACAAATTGCCAGTCTCATCCTCGAAATCATCTTCCTTCTGTTGGGGTTGGCCGGTATCAGGTTACCTCTCTCTAAATCGCAACTCCAAAGAATCATTGacgaaatattgaaaatgattagaGCTGGAAGTTTCCAAACCACCATTCAGCAGTTGATCGATCGCTGGACTAGAGGCAACGCCAGACAGCGAGCAGTAGCAATCTATAACTTCATCGGAGACATTTTTAACCTCGGAATACTCAGAAATATTCTCAATATTGTTCTTGCTGATATGTCTGCCTGGGAAAGAATTCGGACAATTGCAGAAGTAATTCTCCTGATTCTTCTTGCCCTGGGTTCAGGGGGCCTCGCTCTCATCGCTCAAATTTTGCTCGCTCTCAATGATACAGTGAAAATTGGTGAGAAAATTCGAAACTTGATCCTTTTGAATGAACTACATGACAAAGTCTGA